The Planctomycetaceae bacterium genome includes the window GACATAACTGTAAATCGCTGACGAACAAACGATACTTGTGATAGAGCAACAGCAGCCAAAGTCCCAGGCATGTGAATCCAGACCAGAACAGGCCAAAAACCAGTGCGCCCAGTTCTGGACGAGCAAACGATCCGTCAATGTTGAAATAGGCGGCCAGAGTCGAGAATACGCCGATGACCGCAAAGAAGACGATGCAGACGAGCCCTACGTTTCGGAAGTTTGGACGCATCCGGTAGCAGTGTGTCCACGCATGTTCCATTTTGGCTTCGTAGTCGTCCCGTGTCACCGGGGCGGGAATTGATGATGATTGTGAAATGACACTTTCCACCGCCATTCCCCAGCATGCGATGCCTACTTCTCGTTCTTTTCAGACAGCATTGAGTTACTGTCTCGAACTATTTCTGCAAGACAAGTAGGTTCTGACTTCGGCCGCAACACCATTAGCATCGCGATTAAGGACAGAATGCATGCCGCGATCGAATGAAATTTTACGTAAATATGAGGCCATGTTGCAGACAACAGCATCAATGTAATAAGCAGATTCCAAAGAAGGCTCAACACCCAGAACCAGGGCCGATTGACTCGCGAGTAGCCACCCGCAATTGCGATCCACCCGATCCACACAATGTAACCCGGCCAAAAGACAGGTGTGATCCACGCGATTGGCGCGAACACGAGACCGCTTACGGCAAGTACCAAGGCGATGATTCGTGCTGGCGTCCAAGGTCGGTTGGCGGGGGCGACGCTGGCAATCGGCGCGGCAGTGGCTGCGCAGGGGTTGGATTCGGTAGATTCGAGTTTTTCCAAACGTACACCTGGTGGGTTAACGAATTGCGATCTCTGCGATGGCAGGATGCAGGCGTAGAGATCGTGCGTTGAACTTTGCCGCTTTGCGAGTGCTTGCAGCTCGGTTGTTGGCTAGTGGGATCCATCACAGTAATGGATCCGCTGCGGAGCAGTTTACTGATGGGGCAAGGGGTTGTCACCCTGGGAATGGCGATTTGATGGTCGTTCGATTCCGGCGGATTTTGGCATTGATTCGGATGCGACTGTTGTTCGAGCAACGGTTGCGGCGGCATTCTCGAAGTGGGGCAGCGGCGAAGAGATCGGTTTCTGTTTCGAAGCGATCTGAACATCAACTGGTGCTGTCAGAGACGCTGTCATTCATCCGGCTCCCGCGATCGAAACGATGCTGGCCTCGCATTGCTGCGAAGGATGTCTCACTGTCTGCATGGCCCGTTCGTCGAAGTGCGGGCTGGCTGGAGCCTTTGAATATTGCGCAAACGGAGGCGGGGCTGACTGTGATTCGTTGTAGAGTGAATCGCCGTGCGCTATCCGGCGATGACACCTGGCCAGACCGAGCAACTGCAAGACGCGTCCTAATCAAAACGGTGCCTGACACCTTTTGTGTCTTCCTGACACCTTTTGTGTCTTCCTGACACCTTTTGTGTCTTTGACACCTTTTGTGTCTTTTGTGTCCAGCATCCTGCAACGGTGCGTTGCCTAATGCTACTGCCACTCGCCATTTCTTGTGACCCGAACAAATGCATGACCGTCATACCGAAAGAGACCATTCGCGCCGCCGAGCCAAAGCTGTCCGCTGTTGTCTTCCAGGATGGTGAACGCGAGCGACGTGATGCCGTCCTGCTCTTTCACTTTGATGAATGTGTTGCCGTCATGTCGGTACAAAGGAGAGTTCTTAGCGGAGAACCAAACGTTCCCGGCTCGACCTTCGTGAATGCACCAAATCTCCTTGCCTTCAACGACTCCCTGCTCAGTGAAGTTTGTGAAGTCCTTTCCATCAAACCGACTGATTCCCCCGTGAATCGTCCCGAACCAGATGTTTCCCGACTTGTCTTCGAGAATACTGCCAACGGCGTTGTTCGGCAGGCCGTCGCGCTCGGAGATGTTTGTGAGTGTCTTTCCGTCGTAGACGTACGCTCCTCCGTTGGTGCCGAACCACACTTGCCCTTTGTGGTCCACCGTGATGCAATGCACGATCTTGCCGCTCGTCACGCCTCGGGTTGGATCGGGCTGGGCTTCTGGAATTGCGAAGGGGGAAAACGTCTTTCCGTCGAATCGGCAGACGCCCTCGATGGAGCCGATCCATATCGCGCCGCTCGCGTCAACGGCCATGCTCCAGACATCGCGGCCGATCAGGCCGTGCTGTTCGCCGTAGCTCGTAAATGACTTGCCGTCAATCCGAGTGATGCCGCCCGTTGTTCCACACCATATGTTGCCGGCTTTGTCTTCGACGATCTTCTTGATCGTGACACCGCGTCCCAGATCGTCTTTGATGTCGTAGCTGGTCAGCGTGCTTCCGTCGTTGCGGAACAGGTCGCATTCGCCGCCTATCCAAAGAACTCCTTTTGAATCTTGAAAAACACTTCGGACGACACCACTAATTTCAGCATTCGGGTCCACGTCGACTACAAGTGTCCGCTCCAGCGGTAACATAATGGTTGAAGAAGATGTTTTGGAGCCATGGGTTGATTGTGGCGTGACGGCACTTTCTGATAAAGCCGCGTTTTTCGTAACGGGACCGCCTGAAGGAATGGATTGTTTGTTGCAACCCACGAATAAAGAATTCAGACAAACAATTAAAATGGACACTGGTTTTAGCATTGGTTGCAATCTCACGGTGATGACCGAGTTGTACGAGCATGGAAATGCTACGAAATCCAAAGCGAATCGGTTCAAACGCAGGTCGACTGTTGGACCAGCGCAACTCCGGAGCAACGCAACCCAGAGACGTGATTAGCTAAGCTTCGTTGAAAAGAGGAATAACGCGTTAACCGGGTTGCCGCCAGTCAACTTGCCATGTCTGAAACCGTCTTTGGCAACTCCGGTTCACCGGTACGCCCAACATGGGCGTGGACTTGCGGGGTGAAAGTCCCTGTACGAAAACGGGACTCATTGAGGAGGCAGTATGCCAAATGTTTCTTTGTGAGTGAAGTACGAGGCGAGGGCAACTGCGGTGAGGTGACGATCCGTGGGGAGGAAGCCTGCGAAGGTGTGCGGCCTCGTTGCTCTTCTTTGGGGCCGGGTTTGACAATCGCCACCTTGGAGTGCGGAGACTTGTCGCCGCTTTGGATTCTTCTGACAAACGATCTTCGAAAGGGGGGGCTATTCCGGAAGCATTTACGACAACACGCGAGGCACCCAATCTTCGTTGAATCTGGCGATCGGCAGAAGCGAAGGTCCCTGGGCGTGTCACGGAACTGACAGGAATTCTGGCCGAGGTCTGCCGCGTAAATGATCAGAATTCCGAGCGATTCAGAGTTTTGACCAATTGTGCGATCCGTCAATTTTAACCTGCCGCTCGCGGAAACTCGAAGTGGTGAATCAAAGCCAAAGCTGCGACAAGTCGCCGCACTCCAAACGACAACCTGGCGCTGCCCAGTTAGCGATCCCCGGCGTCAGAAATCCTCACCGCGTCAAGCAGATCACACGTCGCAACCGCGGCGTGTCGATGTCTCATCCCTTCACGAGTCGCTACTTTCAGGGCTGGGTGGCTTACTTTCGTTTTCGCGCCGATCAAAACGTACTTCGCGGACCTCGACAAGTGGATCCGCCGTCGCATCGGGCTTGCTACTGGAAGCACTGGCGAAGCTTCCGCACGAGGATCGCGAACCTGCGTCAACTCGGCGTGAAAGAAGACGAAGCGTGACCCATGGTTGCAGTCGCAAAGGTCCGTGGGCGCTGTCGTCCAGCAAAGCCAGCACGAAGCACTGTCGCTGGACTATCTCGCTCACGAGGGATTAGCCAGCCTGTTCACAATCTGGCAGACACTCACTGCGAAAGATCTGAACCGCCCGGTGCGGACCCGCATGCCGGGTGGCGTGGGGGGCCTAGCCGCAAGGCTGACCCCTATCCCGATTTTTTGTTATTTGGCTTTTCGCTGGGTTGTGATAGTTGGGCTTCGAGTGGCTTTGCAGTAACGGAATCACGCCGCCGCAGTCGCGCGAACGTGCCACCCGCCACAATAGGTGCGAGGACCAGTGTAGTGAGAAATAGACTAGCTCGATCAACAATGTGCGGGGACAACAAGATTGCCAATTGAACTATTCCACCAAGGACGCCGGCGCAGCTGTAATCGGCCAATGACGGGGACGCCAGAGTGAACTCAGGGTTCAGAAGTGTTGGTAGCAGAAACAAGACAACG containing:
- a CDS encoding two-component regulator propeller domain-containing protein, with product MSILIVCLNSLFVGCNKQSIPSGGPVTKNAALSESAVTPQSTHGSKTSSSTIMLPLERTLVVDVDPNAEISGVVRSVFQDSKGVLWIGGECDLFRNDGSTLTSYDIKDDLGRGVTIKKIVEDKAGNIWCGTTGGITRIDGKSFTSYGEQHGLIGRDVWSMAVDASGAIWIGSIEGVCRFDGKTFSPFAIPEAQPDPTRGVTSGKIVHCITVDHKGQVWFGTNGGAYVYDGKTLTNISERDGLPNNAVGSILEDKSGNIWFGTIHGGISRFDGKDFTNFTEQGVVEGKEIWCIHEGRAGNVWFSAKNSPLYRHDGNTFIKVKEQDGITSLAFTILEDNSGQLWLGGANGLFRYDGHAFVRVTRNGEWQ